A section of the Methanocaldococcus sp. FS406-22 genome encodes:
- the pscS gene encoding O-phospho-L-seryl-tRNA:Cys-tRNA synthase: MDINLDKYKNLTRTLTREFINLNPIQRGGILPKESKKAVYEYWDGYSVCDYCHGRLDEVTCPPIKDFLEDIAKFLNMDCARPTHGAREGKFIVMHAICNEGDYVVLDKNAHYTSYVAAERAKLNVAEVGYEEEYPTYKINLEGYKEVIDNLEDKGKNVGLILLTHVDGEYGNLNDAKKVGKIAKNKGIPFLLNCAYTVGRMPVDGKEVKADFIVASGHKSMAASAPCGILAFSEEFADKITKTSQRFPVKEVEMLGCTSRGLPIVTLMASFPHVVERVKRWDEEIKKTRYVVDELEKIGFKQLGIKPKEHDLIKFETPVLDEIAKKDKRKGFFFYDELKKRGIGGIRAGVTKEIKMSVYGLEWEQVEYVVNAIKDIVESYK, from the coding sequence TTGGATATAAACTTGGATAAGTATAAAAACTTAACAAGAACCTTAACAAGGGAGTTTATCAACCTAAACCCAATACAAAGAGGAGGAATTTTACCAAAAGAATCCAAAAAAGCAGTTTATGAGTATTGGGATGGTTACAGCGTATGTGATTACTGCCATGGAAGGTTGGATGAGGTTACATGCCCTCCAATAAAGGACTTTTTGGAAGATATAGCCAAGTTTCTAAACATGGATTGTGCAAGACCTACACATGGAGCAAGGGAAGGAAAGTTTATTGTCATGCATGCAATCTGCAATGAAGGAGATTATGTTGTCTTAGATAAAAATGCCCACTACACAAGCTATGTTGCTGCTGAGAGGGCTAAATTAAATGTTGCAGAGGTTGGCTATGAGGAGGAGTATCCAACCTACAAGATAAACTTGGAAGGCTATAAGGAGGTTATAGACAACTTAGAGGATAAGGGAAAAAATGTTGGATTAATTTTATTGACCCACGTAGATGGAGAGTATGGAAACCTAAACGATGCTAAAAAAGTTGGTAAAATTGCTAAAAATAAGGGAATTCCATTCCTGCTGAACTGTGCATACACAGTTGGAAGGATGCCAGTTGATGGAAAAGAAGTTAAAGCTGACTTTATAGTTGCGTCTGGGCATAAGAGTATGGCAGCCTCTGCCCCTTGTGGTATTTTAGCATTTAGTGAAGAATTTGCCGACAAAATAACAAAAACCTCACAGAGATTCCCAGTTAAAGAGGTTGAGATGCTTGGATGCACAAGTAGAGGATTACCAATAGTAACATTAATGGCGAGCTTTCCTCATGTTGTAGAGAGAGTAAAAAGATGGGATGAAGAGATTAAAAAAACAAGATACGTTGTTGATGAACTTGAAAAAATTGGATTTAAGCAATTAGGAATTAAACCAAAGGAACATGATTTAATTAAATTTGAAACACCAGTATTAGATGAGATTGCTAAGAAAGATAAAAGAAAGGGCTTTTTCTTCTATGATGAGTTGAAGAAGAGAGGAATAGGAGGAATAAGGGCTGGAGTTACTAAAGAAATTAAGATGAGTGTCTATGGCTTAGAATGGGAACAGGTTGAGTATGTCGTTAATGCAATAAAGGATATCGTGGAGAGTTATAAATAA
- a CDS encoding NAAT family transporter, with amino-acid sequence MELQYFILAFTSIFSILNPFGAVPVFITLTESYPKKERDLVAKRTVIYALAILLAFTLFGEWILKFFGISLDAFKIAGGILLLLISLDMVRGQQEAKIHRKEIEAAYEIDEIALMPLATPLLAGPGSITACMVAMAEASDIGDRFLVILAILLSLGITYLTLLSAEKVLDKIGRLGIRILTRMMGLILTAIAVQMIVNGIKGALL; translated from the coding sequence ATGGAGTTGCAATACTTCATATTAGCATTTACATCAATATTCTCAATTTTAAACCCATTTGGTGCTGTTCCTGTATTTATAACTTTAACTGAGTCCTATCCAAAAAAGGAGAGAGATTTGGTTGCAAAGAGAACAGTTATTTATGCATTAGCTATATTATTGGCATTTACACTTTTTGGAGAGTGGATACTAAAGTTTTTTGGCATATCTTTAGATGCCTTTAAGATTGCTGGGGGTATTTTGTTGCTATTAATATCTTTAGACATGGTTAGGGGTCAGCAAGAGGCAAAAATCCATAGAAAGGAGATAGAAGCTGCTTATGAAATTGATGAGATAGCATTGATGCCTTTAGCAACCCCTCTATTGGCTGGACCGGGTTCAATAACTGCCTGTATGGTTGCAATGGCTGAGGCATCAGACATTGGAGATAGGTTTTTGGTTATATTGGCTATACTATTATCCCTTGGAATAACCTACCTAACATTACTATCAGCTGAAAAGGTCTTAGATAAGATTGGTAGATTAGGGATTAGAATATTAACAAGAATGATGGGTTTAATATTGACAGCAATAGCTGTGCAGATGATAGTCAATGGAATTAAAGGGGCTTTATTATAA
- the truA gene encoding tRNA pseudouridine(38-40) synthase TruA, protein MHILKIAYDGRYSFQQQPHKQTVCDILLDTLEEIDFLAKKKIIYSGGRTDKGVSALGNFVIVELKKEPILSYINAKLKDKGIWVLGYREIDEIPKVKYRHYRYILPNINYNIDAIKEGAKKMIGTHSFHNLSKRDKSKEKSPIRTIYDIKISENEFYLTIDIIGESFLWNMVRKIVGALDLVGRGKKPVDWIGKLLDENHREGVPTFPPDGLILVEAKVDVDYIYDNYSIRKFKEYWEEFFKLQVMKLGIAKTVLEFI, encoded by the coding sequence ATGCACATATTAAAAATAGCTTATGACGGAAGATACTCCTTCCAACAACAACCACATAAACAGACAGTTTGCGATATCCTCTTAGATACCTTAGAAGAGATTGATTTTTTAGCTAAAAAGAAAATAATCTACAGTGGAGGAAGGACAGATAAAGGAGTCTCTGCCTTAGGAAATTTTGTTATTGTAGAGCTAAAAAAAGAACCCATCCTCTCATACATAAATGCAAAATTAAAAGATAAAGGCATCTGGGTTTTGGGATATAGAGAAATAGATGAAATACCAAAAGTAAAATACAGACATTATAGGTATATACTGCCAAATATCAACTATAACATAGATGCAATAAAAGAGGGAGCAAAGAAGATGATTGGCACTCATTCCTTCCACAACCTATCAAAGAGAGATAAATCAAAAGAAAAAAGTCCAATAAGAACCATATACGATATAAAAATCTCTGAAAATGAGTTTTATTTAACAATAGACATTATTGGAGAGAGCTTTTTATGGAATATGGTTAGGAAGATAGTTGGAGCATTAGATTTAGTTGGTAGAGGAAAAAAGCCAGTAGATTGGATTGGTAAGCTTTTAGATGAGAATCATAGAGAAGGAGTTCCAACATTTCCACCAGATGGATTAATACTTGTTGAGGCCAAGGTAGATGTTGATTATATATATGACAACTACTCAATAAGAAAATTTAAAGAGTATTGGGAAGAGTTCTTTAAATTGCAAGTTATGAAGTTAGGTATAGCAAAAACAGTATTGGAGTTTATTTAA
- the csx2 gene encoding TIGR02221 family CRISPR-associated protein, which produces MLKVLISPLGVGDTKANVRERQYQMAKYKFGNEITEEPFILSILIKKLKVDKVIVVGTAKSMWERLYEYYAKKVDEFDEEYWIEIGEKVGKSKYDNYELSESDLKRVGEIIDKYLKKINPNAVGGSKCKIIKYGITEEEIWENFDLFMNLINEVNDGDEIYLDITHSFRSIPLFMYVMLEFMKYFKNVKLKGIFYGMFDVRWEFGGIVPVVDLSPIFEISEWIRGMYEFTTYGNSYLISKLLEKEDKEIAEKLQKISRYIDANYLKELREEVKNLKPLLDDKKDKGKFLKYFIPELYKFIERLKYEDSDFEFQISMAKWNFDNKKYSSGYLCLTDSIFWRLCELYNLPPIHENRETMKGIIYNPCLNKYPAFGAIKDIHYRRLRNIRNKIAHADVSKKGDEFNPENDLKDVIDLLKNIELPDFDKVIEELKLSVKNNPNEKTLKLLKNILNMQIIKKIIKAYNFEDNEEYWNFVRNYLLNRNSRCNSEKLREIINIFHKNINSVDELEEAFDMLNNTKDEELLDSLALQNAIMHYAKSKLSNAYNVEDKEDKEMFRWILLNKNLCSKNNILSEINANYFKIYSNRFKPISNEVINASKEIINLLNKDLSEISEDIPFDVIKREYNKFYNNRR; this is translated from the coding sequence ATGTTGAAAGTCCTCATCTCCCCTTTAGGTGTTGGAGACACAAAAGCCAATGTTCGTGAAAGGCAATATCAGATGGCAAAATATAAATTTGGTAATGAGATAACTGAAGAGCCATTTATTTTATCAATTTTAATTAAAAAGTTAAAGGTAGATAAAGTTATTGTTGTGGGGACTGCTAAATCAATGTGGGAAAGGTTATATGAATATTATGCTAAAAAAGTTGATGAATTTGATGAAGAATACTGGATAGAGATTGGAGAAAAGGTAGGAAAGTCAAAATATGACAATTATGAACTTTCTGAAAGTGATTTAAAGAGAGTGGGGGAGATTATTGACAAATATTTGAAAAAAATTAATCCTAATGCTGTTGGCGGTTCTAAGTGTAAGATTATTAAGTATGGAATCACTGAGGAAGAGATTTGGGAGAATTTTGATTTATTTATGAACTTAATAAATGAGGTAAATGATGGAGATGAGATTTATTTAGATATAACTCACTCATTTAGGTCTATCCCATTGTTTATGTATGTTATGTTGGAGTTTATGAAGTATTTTAAAAATGTTAAGCTAAAGGGAATCTTTTATGGGATGTTTGATGTAAGATGGGAATTTGGTGGCATAGTTCCAGTTGTTGATTTAAGTCCAATATTTGAAATATCAGAGTGGATTAGGGGAATGTATGAATTCACTACTTATGGAAACAGTTATTTAATTTCAAAGCTTTTGGAAAAAGAAGACAAAGAAATAGCTGAGAAATTACAAAAAATTTCGAGATATATTGATGCAAATTATTTAAAAGAACTGAGAGAGGAAGTTAAAAACCTAAAACCATTATTAGATGATAAAAAAGACAAAGGGAAATTTTTAAAATATTTCATCCCTGAGTTGTATAAGTTTATTGAGAGATTGAAATATGAAGATTCTGATTTTGAGTTTCAAATATCTATGGCAAAATGGAACTTTGACAATAAAAAATACAGTTCTGGTTACTTATGTCTAACTGATTCAATATTTTGGAGATTGTGCGAGCTTTATAATTTGCCACCAATTCACGAGAATAGGGAAACAATGAAAGGAATAATATACAATCCTTGCTTAAATAAATATCCTGCATTTGGGGCTATAAAGGATATACATTATAGAAGATTAAGAAATATAAGAAACAAAATTGCTCATGCAGACGTTAGCAAGAAAGGAGATGAGTTCAATCCTGAAAATGACTTAAAAGATGTTATTGATTTATTAAAAAATATAGAATTGCCAGATTTTGATAAAGTAATTGAGGAGCTAAAGCTTAGTGTTAAAAACAATCCGAATGAAAAAACATTAAAACTGCTAAAAAATATTTTAAATATGCAAATAATTAAAAAAATAATTAAAGCGTATAATTTTGAAGATAATGAGGAATATTGGAATTTTGTAAGGAACTATCTGTTAAATAGAAACAGCAGATGTAATAGTGAAAAACTGAGAGAAATTATCAATATATTCCACAAAAACATAAATAGTGTTGATGAATTGGAAGAAGCTTTTGACATGTTAAATAATACAAAAGATGAGGAATTATTGGATAGTTTAGCACTACAAAATGCAATTATGCATTATGCCAAATCTAAGCTTTCTAATGCCTATAATGTTGAAGATAAAGAGGATAAAGAGATGTTTAGATGGATTTTGTTGAACAAAAATCTTTGCTCAAAAAATAATATTCTAAGCGAGATAAATGCCAATTACTTTAAAATATACTCAAATAGGTTTAAACCTATATCTAATGAAGTAATAAATGCCTCTAAGGAGATAATTAATTTGCTAAATAAAGATTTATCAGAAATATCAGAAGATATACCTTTCGATGTAATAAAAAGAGAATATAACAAATTTTACAATAATAGAAGGTGA
- the csx20 gene encoding CRISPR-associated protein Csx20: MPRMFLLFSHKLTEEQIKDAKESLKVDEFIYLPKELQELWSNIPPDIEDIEDYIKPIKDFLKKYAKPKDYVLIQGDFGATYKMVNFAIDNDLIPIYSTTKRIVKDIYKDRKIITIRKFEHCRFRKYEAY; this comes from the coding sequence ATGCCGAGAATGTTTTTGTTATTTTCCCATAAGCTTACAGAAGAGCAAATTAAGGATGCAAAGGAAAGTCTAAAAGTGGATGAATTCATTTACTTACCTAAAGAACTTCAAGAATTATGGTCTAACATTCCTCCAGATATCGAAGATATTGAAGATTATATAAAGCCAATAAAAGATTTTTTGAAAAAATATGCCAAACCAAAAGATTATGTTTTAATCCAAGGGGATTTCGGAGCTACATATAAGATGGTAAATTTTGCAATTGATAATGATTTAATACCCATATACTCCACTACAAAACGAATCGTAAAAGATATATATAAAGATAGGAAAATAATTACCATTAGAAAATTTGAACATTGTAGATTTAGGAAATATGAGGCATATTAA
- the cas10 gene encoding type III-A CRISPR-associated protein Cas10/Csm1 — protein sequence MKEYDEYTALKIGALLHDIGKFLQRTTNKEFNGNHQTVGANFVEKNYEKFGIDKDIVKDVVDLIKEHHNKNKKTGLVGILRLADWLSSAERDEVEEGNNNIYKIPKEEQRLLSIFELIRLNEKDRKNIEDKISQIYIKGGKYGLQPLAINNYTIFPYTSPNPDYNTLYEKFSKELEETKIDNFKKLYQLIQKYFWCVPSATNWKKVRGYLPDISLYDHLKTTCAIACCLYQIYKENASKNEKADAILTDDMLNELLDKLPIGEDGLYDESNPSWEKYTLFSLIHGDISGIQKFIFKITSKYATKSLKGRSFYLDFLTEIVAKWICKELNLPITNILFYGGGHFYILSYKIKDNVIDEFEKKINNLLYEMFRTDLYITIAKVDIKPYEFLSQEKSNFSKKWKEVADETIQKKLRRFYYKFSEELFEPYGIGIEERCAICKNEITESEMHKLYDDEDGAKICKYCASFVELTEFLKDYYTNGKIDFNKTKIKRTDIVIEDRLRLKDIPAIASLIKGIKEYEGLNINFNDDEYFLNTYNLPDKNGELKIPFKIWSIAFPLKEVEDENGKIRKEIKDFDTLAKQAEERTGTNKIAILKMDVDNLGTIFTEGLGNRASLSRLSTLSSMLTLFFTGYIPYLIKKETFKGTVEGKEVELNYKDNIYLVYSGGDDTLIVGAWDAIWNLAKKIRKEFKRFVCYNPDITLSAGIVIINPKFEFKKAVNMAENELETGKEYVIYENEEKDEKIDKNALTIFNCPMNWDLEVCYDKEVWEKWHKLKEINALPEIYENILLKSKIEQLVEKFNEEKLEEKFEKAIKNTGKKRLLHISQFVAERLEKIVERNKNGEIVINLPYYWRTLYYLHRNYEKNFDYVKFLEEYLKDKVMALIKSDEQKIKFSCNDLKVSAKIIELKNRKG from the coding sequence ATGAAAGAATATGATGAATACACTGCCTTAAAAATTGGGGCATTACTCCATGACATTGGAAAATTTTTGCAAAGAACAACAAACAAAGAATTTAATGGAAATCATCAAACTGTTGGAGCAAATTTCGTTGAAAAAAATTATGAAAAGTTTGGAATAGATAAAGATATTGTGAAGGATGTTGTTGATTTAATTAAAGAACATCACAATAAAAATAAAAAAACTGGATTGGTGGGCATATTAAGATTAGCCGACTGGTTAAGTAGTGCTGAAAGAGATGAAGTAGAAGAAGGAAACAACAATATATATAAAATCCCAAAAGAAGAGCAGAGATTATTATCAATTTTTGAACTTATAAGATTGAATGAGAAAGATAGAAAAAATATTGAGGACAAAATATCCCAAATATACATTAAAGGAGGAAAGTATGGATTACAGCCATTGGCAATAAATAATTATACAATCTTTCCGTATACATCTCCAAATCCTGACTACAATACTTTGTATGAAAAATTTTCCAAGGAATTAGAAGAAACAAAGATAGATAACTTTAAAAAACTTTATCAATTAATCCAAAAATACTTCTGGTGTGTTCCATCTGCAACAAATTGGAAAAAAGTTAGGGGGTATTTACCAGACATCTCCCTTTATGACCATTTAAAAACAACTTGTGCAATTGCATGCTGTTTATATCAAATCTACAAAGAAAATGCAAGTAAAAATGAAAAAGCTGATGCAATATTAACAGATGATATGCTAAATGAACTTTTAGACAAACTTCCAATAGGTGAAGATGGTTTATATGATGAATCGAATCCTTCCTGGGAAAAATATACCTTATTCTCCCTTATTCATGGAGATATTTCTGGAATACAGAAATTTATATTCAAAATTACATCAAAATATGCTACAAAATCATTAAAGGGAAGAAGCTTTTATCTCGACTTTTTAACTGAAATTGTTGCAAAATGGATATGTAAAGAGCTAAATTTACCAATAACGAATATATTGTTTTATGGAGGAGGGCATTTTTACATTCTAAGCTATAAGATAAAGGATAATGTAATTGATGAATTTGAGAAAAAGATTAATAACCTTTTATATGAGATGTTCAGAACCGATTTATACATAACTATTGCAAAAGTTGATATAAAACCATATGAGTTTTTATCTCAGGAAAAATCAAACTTTTCAAAAAAGTGGAAAGAGGTTGCTGATGAAACAATTCAGAAAAAACTAAGAAGGTTTTATTATAAATTTAGTGAGGAGCTATTTGAACCGTATGGCATTGGAATTGAAGAAAGATGTGCTATTTGTAAAAACGAGATAACTGAAAGTGAAATGCATAAACTATATGATGATGAAGATGGAGCAAAAATTTGCAAATACTGTGCTTCATTTGTAGAATTAACAGAATTCCTGAAGGATTATTATACAAATGGTAAAATTGACTTCAATAAAACAAAAATAAAAAGGACAGACATCGTTATAGAGGACAGGCTAAGATTAAAAGATATTCCAGCCATTGCATCTTTAATAAAAGGAATTAAAGAATATGAGGGATTAAATATCAACTTCAACGATGACGAATATTTTTTGAATACTTACAACCTTCCAGATAAAAATGGGGAGCTAAAAATTCCATTCAAAATTTGGAGTATTGCATTTCCATTAAAAGAAGTTGAAGATGAAAATGGAAAAATCAGAAAGGAGATAAAGGACTTTGATACGTTAGCAAAGCAGGCAGAAGAAAGAACTGGGACAAATAAAATAGCTATCTTAAAGATGGATGTTGATAATCTTGGGACTATATTCACTGAAGGTTTGGGGAACAGAGCTTCTCTTTCAAGATTAAGCACTTTAAGCTCTATGTTAACCTTATTCTTTACTGGTTATATCCCATATTTAATCAAGAAGGAAACATTTAAAGGGACAGTTGAAGGAAAAGAGGTTGAGCTTAATTACAAAGATAATATCTATTTAGTTTATTCAGGAGGAGATGATACACTGATAGTTGGTGCCTGGGATGCCATTTGGAATTTAGCTAAGAAAATAAGAAAAGAATTCAAGAGATTTGTGTGCTACAATCCAGATATAACGCTAAGTGCCGGAATCGTCATAATTAATCCTAAGTTTGAATTTAAAAAGGCTGTGAATATGGCTGAAAATGAATTGGAGACTGGAAAAGAATATGTCATTTATGAAAATGAAGAAAAAGACGAAAAAATTGACAAAAATGCTTTGACAATATTCAACTGCCCAATGAATTGGGATTTAGAGGTTTGCTATGATAAAGAGGTATGGGAAAAATGGCATAAATTGAAGGAAATTAATGCTCTACCAGAGATTTACGAAAACATCTTACTTAAATCAAAAATTGAGCAATTAGTGGAGAAATTCAACGAAGAAAAACTGGAAGAGAAATTTGAAAAAGCAATTAAAAACACAGGAAAGAAGAGATTACTGCATATCTCTCAATTCGTTGCGGAGAGATTAGAAAAAATTGTTGAAAGAAATAAAAATGGAGAGATTGTTATTAACCTCCCATATTATTGGAGAACTTTATATTACTTACATAGAAACTATGAGAAAAACTTTGATTATGTGAAATTCTTAGAAGAATATCTTAAGGATAAAGTAATGGCACTGATTAAATCCGATGAACAAAAAATAAAATTCAGTTGCAATGACTTAAAGGTTTCTGCCAAAATAATAGAACTTAAAAATAGAAAAGGGTGA